From the genome of Nicotiana sylvestris chromosome 2, ASM39365v2, whole genome shotgun sequence, one region includes:
- the LOC138885139 gene encoding uncharacterized protein, with protein MRSYLLFYWDTAPQFAYQQGKLLHVGLWYRGCHPTEVEIPFLRIIQEDELSDAEWIKSRYEKLALIDGKRMNAVCHHQLYQNIMSKEFNKRVKPRQFAPGQLVMKKIFPHQDEAKGKFSPNWQGPYMVHRVLIGGTLILAEMDGEGWPKPVNSDAVKRYYA; from the coding sequence atgagaagttaccttttgttttattggGATACTGCACCACAGTTCGCATATCAACAGGGGAAACttctacatgttggtttatggtaccgaggctgtcatccaaccgaggtggagattccttttttaagaatcatacaagaagatGAACTtagcgatgcagagtggataaagaGTCGCTATGAAAAATTAGCCCTTattgatggaaagaggatgaacgctgTATGTCACCACCAACTTTACCAGAACATAATGTCTAAAGaattcaacaaaagagtcaaaccaagacagttcgcaccaggtCAGCTGGTTATGAAGAagatattcccacatcaagatgaagccaaagggaaattctctcccaactggcaaggtccatacatggttcacagggtactaatAGGAGgaacactcatacttgcagaaatggacggagaaggcTGGCCAAAACCagtcaattcagacgcagtcaagagatactatgcctaa